One part of the Vicugna pacos chromosome 20, VicPac4, whole genome shotgun sequence genome encodes these proteins:
- the TRIM15 gene encoding E3 ubiquitin-protein ligase TRIM15: MPSTPSHKGAACSDCKGPLEDGVTATCGHTFCRLCLPPPSQMGAQPSGRVLLCPLCKKKEQTETLLVPVPLGPLGETYCEEHGEKIYFFCENDAEFLCVFCREGPSHQAHTVGFLDEAIQPYRDRLRSRLEALSVERDEIEAMKSREDQKLQMLLTQIESKKQQVEASFERLQQELGEQQHLLLARLTELERQIWKERDKYISKLSEEVTRLGAQVKELEEKCQQPASELLQDVRVNQSRCEMKTFVSPEAISPDLVKKIRDLHRKILTLPEMMRAFTENLVHHLETDSGVVTLDPQTASRRLVLSEDRKSVRYTRQKQNLPDSPLRFEGLPVVLGSPGFSSGRHRWQVEVQLGAGGGCTVGVVGEEVRRKGQRGLSAEEGVWAVILSHQQCWASTSPGTDLPLSEVPSRVGVALDYEAGRVTLLNAETRAPIFTFTASFSGQVFPFFAVWKKGSCLTLKS, from the exons ATGCCCTCAACACCCTCTcacaaaggggctgcctgttctGACTGCAAAGGGCCCCTGGAGGATGGAGTGACCGCCACCTGTGGACACACCTTCTGCCGTCtgtgcctccccccaccctcccagaTGGGAGCCCAGCCCTCTGGCAGGGttctgctctgtcccctctgCAAGAAGAAGGAGCAGACAGAGACTCTCTTGGTCCccgtgcccctgggccctctgGGGGAGACTTACTGCGAGGAGCATGGTGAGAAGATCTACTTCTTCTGTGAGAATGATGCCGAGTTCCTCTGTGTGTTCTGCCGGGAGGGACCCTCCCATCAGGCCCACACCGTGGGCTTCCTCGATGAAGCCATCCAGCCCTACCGG GATCGTCTCAGGAGCCGGCTGGAAGCCCTGAGTGTGGAGAGAGATGAGATTGAAGCCATGAAGAGTCGGGAAGACCAGAAGCTCCAAATGCTCCTG ACTCAGATTGAAAGCAAGAAGCAGCAGGTGGAAGCATCTTTTGAGAGGTTGCAGCAGGAGCTGGGGGAACAGCAGCATCTCTTGCTGGCCAGGCTGACGGAGCTGGAGCGGCAGATCTGGAAGGAGAGGGACAAGTATATCTCAAAGCTCTCTGAGGAAGTCACCCGGCTTGGAGCCCAGGTCAAGGAGCTGGAGGAGAAGTGTCAGCAGCCAGCAAGTGAGCTTCTACAA GATGTCAGAGTCAACCAGAGCAG ATGTGAAATGAAAACTTTTGTGAGTCCAGAGGCCATTTCTCCTGACCTTGTCAAAAAGATCCGCGATCTCcacaggaaaatactcaccctCCCAGAGATGATGAGGGCGTTCACAG AAAACTTGGTGCATCATCTGGAAACAGATTCAG GGGTCGTCACACTGGACCCTCAGACCGCCAGCCGGAGGCTGGTCCTCTCCGAGGACAGGAAGTCAGTGAGATACACCCGGCAGAAGCAGAACCTGCCAGACAGCCCCCTGCGCTTCGAGGGTCTCCCGGTGGTGCTGGGCTCCCCCGGCTTCTCCTCCGGGCGCCACCGCTGGCAGGTGGAGGTGCAGCTGGGAGCCGGCGGCGGCTGCACGGTGGGCGTGGTcggggaggaggtgaggaggaaggggcagcGGGGCCTGAGCGCCGAGGAGGGCGTCTGGGCCGTGATCCTCTCGCACCAGCAGTGCTGGGCCAGCACCTCCCCGGGCACCGACCTGCCACTGAGCGAGGTCCCGAGCCGCGTGGGCGTCGCCTTGGACTACGAGGCGGGGCGCGTGACGCTGCTCAACGCCGAGACCCGGGCGCCCATCTTCACCTTCACAGCCTCCTTCTCCGGCCAAGTCTTCCCTTTCTTCGCTGTCTGGAAAAAAGGTTCCTGCCTTACGTTGAAAAGCTGA